GTGACTCGGAATTGCTGCAAGTAGTTCTCACACCCGTCGCAGTCGAGCAGGTGCATGTCGAAGCGTGACCTGGTTGTCGGGTCCAGCGATCCGTCGAGGTACGCGGTGACGAGTTCGACCAACTTGCTGCAGTTCATGCCCTTGGCGTTCATCGCGCCTCCCGCACGTAGTCCTCGAGCGCCTGCCTGATCGCCGCGCGGCCGCGGTGCAGCAGTACCCGCTGGTTCGCGACACTGAGGTCCAGCAGTTCGCACACCTCTCCCGAGTCGAATCCAAGCAGGTCTCGTAAGGTGACGACGATACGTTGCCGTTCGGGGAGCTTGTCCAATTCGCGACGTGCGAGGTCGAGAAATTCCGCTGCCAACACACTGCCTTCGGGAGTGTCGGGAAATGGGACCGGCGTCCGGTCTTCCTTCCAGTGTCCGGGCCACTCCGGGTCCCCTGCGGGACGGAATCTGTTCGGGTCGACGGTCCCTCCCGCCGCGGCCAGCTCGGCGTCGGAATGCCGTTGATCCCGGACGCCGCGGGTCTTGGCGATGTTGATCATCACCGTGAAAAGCCAAGTGCGAAGCGATGATCGGCCTTCAAACTTCTCGATGCCTTTGATCAGCGCGATCCAGGTCTCCTGGACCACTTCTTCGGCCGATTCGTGGGTGCGGACATAACCGCGTGCCACCCGCAGCAAAGCGGGGGTGTAGCGATCGATGAGCCGGGCGAAGGACTGCTCGTCGCCGGCCCGCAGCGCCGCGACCAGTGCTGTCTCGTCGTCTTCCGTCCCGATCATCGAGACGGAATGTTATCCGCTCAGCGGTATTCGGGATTGGCGAAATCAAAGCGGCAGCCCGCGTCCCAGCCCGACCGTACGTTGCCGTAGGCCGGTATGCCGCCGGCGCTGCGCAGCATCTGCGCCAGATGCATCAGATTCCAGGTCATGAAGGTGGTGTTGCGGTTGGTGAAGTCGTTCTCCGGGCCGCCCGAACCCGGATCGAGGTAGGACGGTCCGGGACCTGCTTCACCGATCCATCCCGCGTCGGCCTGCGGCGGGATGGTGTACCCGATGTGCTGCAGGGTGTAGAGCACGTTCTGGGCGCAGTGCTTCACCCCGTCCTCGTTGCCGGTGATCAGGCACCCGCCGACACGGCCGTAGTACAGGTATTGCCCGTCGTCGTTCAGCAGATGCGAACCGCCGTAGAGCCGCTCGTGCACCCGTTTCATCACCGAGCTGTTGTCACCGAGCCAGATCGGCCCGGCGAGCACCAAAATGTCAGCGGCCAGGACCTTTTCGAACAACATCGGCCAGTCGTCGGTGGCCCATCCATGATCGCGCATGTCGGGCCAAACCCCGGTGGCGATGTCGAAGTCGACGGCTCGTACCACGTCGACCGCCACGCCGTGTCGAGTCATGATCGAGGTGCTGATGTCGACCAAACCCTCGGTATTGCTCGGCTCGGGTGAACGCTTCAGCGTGCAGTTGATGAACAACGCGCGAAGGCCGGTGAAGTCGTATTCGGGGTCACCCATCGGGCCCGCTCCTTTCGTCGCTGCTGCCACTGCAGTGCCCCGGGCGATCGAGACCGTTACACGGTTGTCTCGAGCGCCTCCCGGAGGCACTGACGGAGCCAGCGGTGCGCACCGTCGGCGTCGTGGCGTGGATGCCAGGCCATGCTGATCGTCAACGGCGGCAGGTCAAGTGGAATCGAAAAACTGGTGAGATTCAGCGCTTCCATGGCGTAGCGGCCAAGCCCGGCCGGCATCATGGCAACGAGGTCGCTACTGCGGACCAGGAACAGACCACCGGCGGGAGTGGGTGCGCATACGACGACGCGGCGTTGCAGGCCTTGCTCGGCGAGCAGGTCGTCGACCGGTCCGCGGAGTCGTCCCCTGCGGGAGAACACGACATGCTCGGCGTCGGCGAAGCGTTTGGCGGTGACGCGTCGTTTCAGTAGGGGATGTCCCGCACGGACGACGCCGACCATCCGCTCGGTGACCAGGTCCTCAACGCGAATCTCCGGGTCGAGATGACCGGTCTGCCCCACTTCGAGGTCGACGCCGCCGTCACGCAGCGAATGGGTGTCCTCATGGCTCTCGCCGACGAAGCGCAGTGTCACACCGGGTGCTTCGGTGCGCACTCGCGTGAGCAACCGCTCGGCGACAGTGCTGAGCATTCCGATGTCGCCCATCTGCAACGAGAACGTGCGGGAGAGTCGCTGAGGCTCGACGATCTCCGGTGAGGCGAAAAGTGCTCGGGCACGGGCGATCACATCGTGAACCTCGATCTGCATCGCGAGCGCCCGCGGTGTCGGAACCATCTGCCTGCCTGCTCGTACCAGCACCGGGTCGTCCAGCCTGCGCCGCAACCGCCCCAGCGTGCGACTCATGGCGGGGGCCGATGTGTGCAGGCGCTCGGCGGCCAGGCCGACGCTGCGTAACTCGAGAAGTGCGTCGAGGGCCAGCAGCAGATTCATGTCGAGGTCGCTCGTGGATTCCATTTCGGATAATCCTTACCTATCAATCATGCACTGGAGGTAATGCACCCCCAAGGATACGTTGGGGTCATCGATCTGATTGGAAGGAACCCACGATGACCAACTCTCTGACAACTGCCCCGATTTCTGTTGTGCTGCAACGTCTCTTGTCGAGTGAGCAGACGGGCGACGACGCCGCGGTTGCGGCTGTTCTCGACGGCGCGAGCTCACCATGGGATCTCGACGCCGGCCAGCGTGCCGAGATGTTCAAAGACGTCTACATGTCGGTATCCGGCCTCGGCGGCCGGCTGCTTTACCTGCTCGCCAGGGCTACCGGCGCGCGCAATGTGGTCGAGTACGGTACGTCGTTCGGGGTATCGACGATTCACCTCGCGAGTGCGGTCTGCGACAACGGCGGCGGCCGGGTGATCACCACGGAGATGCAGCAGGACAAGGCCGACGCCGCGCTGCGGAACTTCACCGATGCCGGCGTCGCGGACCTGATCGAGCTGCGCCTCGGCGATGCCCGCGAGACACTGGCGGACCTTCCGCACGTACCGGACCTGGTGCTGCTGGACGGCTGGCCCGATATGGCAATCGACGTGTTGCGGGTGCTTGAACCGAACTTGCGCGCCGGCACGCTGATCCTTGTCGACGATGTGACGGCCGACTTCGGCCGCGACGTCCACGGCGCGCTGTTCGACTACCTCGGGGACGAGACGAACGGCTACCTGACGATGACGCTGCCGATCGCCGACGGCATCGCGGTGGCCGTCCGACTGTAGGGCGGCTACTCGACGGCGCGTCGAACGTGCTCCACGATGTGGGCGTAGCTTCGCCGGGTGACGTCGGCCGCGTCGCTCATGATGTTGTAGCCGTGGTCGACGCCGGGCACCTCGTAGTACTCCGCCAAGGCGCCGACGGCGTCGAGCCGGGCGGCGTATCGGCGTGCTTCGTCCCGCAGCCGATCGTGCTCGGCGGTGACGATGAGCGCAGGCGCGATACCGGCCAGCTCGGCGGCGTTCTCCTCCCATGCCGGTGAGGCCAGCCGGTCGCGCCGCTGAGCCGGATCGGGGATGTACGCGGTGTCGAAGACCTCGCCCATCCACGGCTTCATCACCGCGCGTGGGCCGATCGCCGAGGGTTTGTCGCGGGTGGGCGTCACCAGGTCCAACGGGGCGTAATGCAAGACCTGCAAGGCGATATCGGGGCCGCCGTTCTCCAGAGCCAGCCGTGCCACCGCGGCGCTGAGGCTGCCGCCCGCGCTCTGACCGCCGACGCAGAGTCGGGTTCCGTCCCAGTCCCGATCGGGGTCGGCGGCCCAGCACGCGATGTCGTAGATCTGGTGCGGGGCGGCGGGGAAGCGGTGGCCGGGCGCAAGCACGTAGTCGGTGTTGATGACCACCGCGCCGGAGTTGGCAGCCAGATACCGGCACCACGGATCGTCCTGCTCCCGGTGTCCGACCACAAAGCCGCCGCCATGAACGTTGATGTACACCGCCGGCAGCCCGGTGCCGGCGGACGGGTGGTACACGGTGGCCGGCGTTGGTCCATATCTGGTGGGAATCGTGATCTCGGCCGTGCGGCCGGCGATCTCCGGAAACCGCACCGCGGTCTTCGGGGCCGGATTGACC
This is a stretch of genomic DNA from Mycobacterium sp. ELW1. It encodes these proteins:
- a CDS encoding zf-HC2 domain-containing protein produces the protein MNAKGMNCSKLVELVTAYLDGSLDPTTRSRFDMHLLDCDGCENYLQQFRVTIETVGRISHEHVDPDFRAKLLNAFRDWR
- a CDS encoding sigma-70 family RNA polymerase sigma factor; this encodes MIGTEDDETALVAALRAGDEQSFARLIDRYTPALLRVARGYVRTHESAEEVVQETWIALIKGIEKFEGRSSLRTWLFTVMINIAKTRGVRDQRHSDAELAAAGGTVDPNRFRPAGDPEWPGHWKEDRTPVPFPDTPEGSVLAAEFLDLARRELDKLPERQRIVVTLRDLLGFDSGEVCELLDLSVANQRVLLHRGRAAIRQALEDYVREAR
- a CDS encoding flavodoxin family protein, producing the protein MGDPEYDFTGLRALFINCTLKRSPEPSNTEGLVDISTSIMTRHGVAVDVVRAVDFDIATGVWPDMRDHGWATDDWPMLFEKVLAADILVLAGPIWLGDNSSVMKRVHERLYGGSHLLNDDGQYLYYGRVGGCLITGNEDGVKHCAQNVLYTLQHIGYTIPPQADAGWIGEAGPGPSYLDPGSGGPENDFTNRNTTFMTWNLMHLAQMLRSAGGIPAYGNVRSGWDAGCRFDFANPEYR
- a CDS encoding LysR family transcriptional regulator; its protein translation is MESTSDLDMNLLLALDALLELRSVGLAAERLHTSAPAMSRTLGRLRRRLDDPVLVRAGRQMVPTPRALAMQIEVHDVIARARALFASPEIVEPQRLSRTFSLQMGDIGMLSTVAERLLTRVRTEAPGVTLRFVGESHEDTHSLRDGGVDLEVGQTGHLDPEIRVEDLVTERMVGVVRAGHPLLKRRVTAKRFADAEHVVFSRRGRLRGPVDDLLAEQGLQRRVVVCAPTPAGGLFLVRSSDLVAMMPAGLGRYAMEALNLTSFSIPLDLPPLTISMAWHPRHDADGAHRWLRQCLREALETTV
- a CDS encoding class I SAM-dependent methyltransferase encodes the protein MTNSLTTAPISVVLQRLLSSEQTGDDAAVAAVLDGASSPWDLDAGQRAEMFKDVYMSVSGLGGRLLYLLARATGARNVVEYGTSFGVSTIHLASAVCDNGGGRVITTEMQQDKADAALRNFTDAGVADLIELRLGDARETLADLPHVPDLVLLDGWPDMAIDVLRVLEPNLRAGTLILVDDVTADFGRDVHGALFDYLGDETNGYLTMTLPIADGIAVAVRL
- a CDS encoding alpha/beta hydrolase, which produces MRFPEIAGRTAEITIPTRYGPTPATVYHPSAGTGLPAVYINVHGGGFVVGHREQDDPWCRYLAANSGAVVINTDYVLAPGHRFPAAPHQIYDIACWAADPDRDWDGTRLCVGGQSAGGSLSAAVARLALENGGPDIALQVLHYAPLDLVTPTRDKPSAIGPRAVMKPWMGEVFDTAYIPDPAQRRDRLASPAWEENAAELAGIAPALIVTAEHDRLRDEARRYAARLDAVGALAEYYEVPGVDHGYNIMSDAADVTRRSYAHIVEHVRRAVE